The following nucleotide sequence is from Nitratidesulfovibrio termitidis HI1.
GGCGGCGTAGGCGTCGATGCCTTCCCAGAACTTGAGCATTTCCGGCTCGCGCTGGGTGAGGTTGGCCTTCATGGGAAATTTGGTGTCGGGCAGATGCAGGGTCTTCTTGTAGTCGCTCATGGACGTGCTGCTCCTGGGAGGTGTCGGCATGCCGGAAGGTCCGGCCGGCGGCGCATGGCCGCGCCCGGCGGGGGTGACGGCGCGCGTGGCGCGCATCGCCGGGTGATGCAAAACGATGTAATTGGTTCAAGAAGGTGCGGAAGTCAAGCCGCGCGCGGCCCGCGTGGACATTGGGACGGCGGGCGCAGGGGAGCGGCGTGCGCGGGACGGGGGCATGGGATGGTTGCCGTAACCGGAGAAGAAAGCCTGGCGCTGTGGACGGAAGGGGAGCGAGATTCGCCTGACGGGAGAAATCTGAATGGGAGTGGCTGCCCGACGTATTTGCCCGACGTATTTGGCTGACGTATTGGACCTGACGTATTGGACCTGACGTATTGGGCCGGGCGCGTCAGAACGGGCGTGTCGCCTGACTGATCCGGCGTGTTGCGCCCCCGTTACTTTCCGTTGGTCCCCGCCCTGCCGATCATGTCCAGCACGTACGGCAGGGCCTCGCGGGCCATGCGCTCCGCCCCGGCTGCGTTGGGGTGCAGGCCGTCCCACAGTGTCAGTTCCGGCATGCCCCAGATGCCGTCCAGCACGTAGGGCCACAGGGGCACGCCGAACCGCGCGGCCAGGCGTGGAAACAGGGCGTCATATGCTTCGGCGTAGTCCGGATCGTCCGCGAATTCGGCCTTGAACCCGGCCAGCAGGGCGGGCACGCGCCGTTCGGCCAGCAGGGCAAGAATGGCGGCCAGATTTTCTTCCATGTCCTCGGGGTCCAGCCCCATGAATCCGTCATTGGCCCCCAGTTCGACGATGGCGAAGCAGCGCGCAGGAAGTGTCTCGTCGTTTTTGGTGGTGTGGGGTGCGGCGTCGGCTTTGGCATCAGCGTTGCCGAAGCCGGGGGTGCGGGTCAGCCATGCGCGCAGGCGGCGCAGGCCGCCCGCCGTGGTGTCGCCCGATAGCCCAAGGTTGATTACCGTTCCGTCGATGGCGGGCGCGCAGGGGCCACCCGCGCGCAGCAGCCGTTCCAGCGCGGCGGGAAAGGCGGCGTCCGGCTCCAGGCCGTAGCCTTCGGTCAGGCTGTCGCCAAGGGCAAGGATGGTAAGGGGCTGGGGCATGGTGGCCTCCGGGGCGTCCCTGCCTGAGGGAAGGGGAACTGGCCGGGAAAAGGGAAGGGGGAAGAACGTGCGCCGGGCGCGGCGTTCTTCCCCGTAATTTGGTGTGGCCCGGACCGGGGCGCGAATTGCGAAGCCCGGAATTCCTAGAACCCGGCGGGCTGGCCTTCCATGGCCTCGGACATTTCGCGCAGCAGCCGCAGGGTTTCCTCCGCCTCGGCCTTGTCCAGCACGCGCAGGGCGAACCCGGCGTGCACGATGACATATTCGCCAATGGCGGGGCGTTCGGGCAGCAGCATGGCCGAGACGCTGAGGTAGGTTTCGCTCTTGCCCACACGACACTTGGCCATGCCGGCTTCATTGATTTCCACGATCTCGGCGGGAATGGCGAGGCACATCGGGTCTGCTCCGTCGGGTTGGTCAGCCTGACTGGTTCAGGCGGATTGTTCAGGCCGTGGCGATTGCCGGGGTGCAGTCGCCGCCCGCGCGGCGTACCTCGGCGACCACGGCGTCGCACAGCAGGGGCAGGCGCTGGCCCGCCACGGGGGAAAGTTCGGTGCCCAGCGACTGGTAGTCGTGCGGCTCCATGCCGATGATCACCGCCTCTGGCCGTTTGCCCACCAGTTCGCAGAAGATCAGGGTATCCACGAGGTCGGTCTGGTGCATGGAGTCGTTGAAGCCGAGGCTCTTGCGCAGGTCTTCGCCGGTCAGGCGGTAGATGGCGCCGGGTTCGTCCCCCGCGAGCACGGCGTCCACCACGATCAGGTGGTCGCACTCCATGATGGCGTCCATGAGCCGCATGCCAAGGGTGCCGCCGTCCATGACGGAGACGTTGTCGCTGAAGGCATGGGCCTTTTGCAGCGCCTCCACGGCGCGCACGCCGATGCCTTCGTCGGTGTACAGGATGTTGCCCACGCCAAGGACGAGGATGTTGGGGCGATTGCTCATGTGGGGTGTACTATAGGGTTGGAAAAGGCCCGGCGCAAGGCCGTACACTCGATCCGGCGGCGATGCGCCGGTTTGTGAGGTTGCGCTGGCTATCCGCGTGGGCGCTGATCCGGTTGGTAGAAGACGAAAACCGCTTGTGTCCGGCGCGGGCACGCCGCGCAGCCTCGCGGTTTTCGGGGCCGTGGGGGGGCAGACCTGGCGCAGTCAGGGCCGCGGTCGTGCAGGTTCCGCCGATAGTCCGCCGATAGTCCGAGGGCCCGGCACAAGGCCGGGCCCTTCGGTCATTACATTGTTCCGAGTCCCGTCTGCCGGGGCAGACGGGACTGCGGACTGCTTACAGGATGCGGAACTTGTGCACTTCGTTGGTGTGCCCGTCGATGACGTGCACGCCGCAGGCGATGCACGGGTCGAACGAGTGCACCGTGCGCAGGATTTCCACCGGGCGCTTGGCATCGGCCACCGGGGTGCCGATGAGCGATTCTTCGACCGGGGCCATCTTGTTCTTGCCGCAACGGGGGCCAAGGCTCCAGGTGGAAGGCACGACCAGCTGGAAGTTGCCGATCTTGCCGTCCTCGATGCGGATCCAGTGCGACAGGCCGCCGCGCGGCGCGGTGACGAAGCCCACGCCTTCGGCCTGCTTGGGCATTTCCCACGGAGCGCAGATGACGTTGTCGCCCTTGGCGATGTTGTCCTTGTACTCCTGCAGCATCACGCCCACGTATTCGGCGATGACCGCGGTTTCGATGCCGCGCGCAGCCGTACGGCCCAGGGTGGAGAACAGGGCTTCGGGGCCCACGCCCAGCTTGGCCAGCACGGCATCGGTCACGGCCTTCACCTTGGGATGCCCCTGCGAGTAGGCCACCAGCACCTGGGCCAGCGGACCGGTTTCCATGGGCTCGCCCATGTAGCGGGGGGCCTTCATCCACGAGTAGCGGTCGTCGCCGTGCAGGTCGGTGTACTTGGGCTGGGTCTGGCCCTTCCACGGATGGCGGGCTTCCGCGCCTTCGTACCAGCTGTGGCGCACGTGTTCTTCGATCTGCATCTTGTCGAACGGCTTCACGTTCTTGAAGTCGCGCTTGAAGACCACGCCCGGCTTGAAGTACCGGCTGTTCAGGTCGTACTCGTCCTTCGGGAATTCGCCGAAGGTGAGGAAGTTGGTGGTGCCGCCATACTGCGACCAGTCCTTGTAGGCCGCGGCAACCACCAGCAGGTCGGGGATGTACACTTCATCCACGAACGCCTTGGTTTCCTTCCACAGCGCTTCGAATTCGGCGATGCGCTTGGGAGTCAGGGCGTCGTAGCAGGTCACGCCGCCCACCACGGTGAACTGGGTGTGCGGGTTCTTGGCGCCGAAAACGGCCATGGCGCGCGCGGCCTTCACCTGCAGGCGCAGGGCCTCCAGGTAGTGGGCGGTGGCGATGAGGTTGGTTTCCGGGTCCAGGTAGTAGGCGGGGTGGCCGCCCAGGAAGTAGGCGTTGGTGAACGGGCCGAGCTGCCCGCTGTCCACGAAGGTCTTCAGCTTGTCCTGCACCGCCTTCAGGTCCGCCGCCGTGGTCTTGCGGGGCGAGATGGACGAGGCGACCTTGGCGGCCTTGGCCGGGTCGGCCTTCAGCGCGGCGGTCACGTCCACGAAGTCCAGGGCGTGCAGATGATAGAAGTGCACGATGTGGTCGTGCAGGTACTGCGCGCCCAGCACCAGGTTGCGGATGTAGGTGGCGTTCTTGGGAATGTGCACGCCCACGGCGTTGTCCACGCAGCGGGTGGAGGCCAGCGCGTGGGTATAGGTGCACACGCCGCAGGTGCGCTGGGTGAAGTGCTGGGCGTCGCGGGGGTCGCGGCCCTTCAGGATGATTTCAAGGCCCCGGAACAGCGTGGAACTGCTGTAGGCGTTCTTGACCTTGCCGTTCTCCACTTCCACCTCGATGCGCAGGTGGCCTTCGATGCGGGTAACGGGGTCGACGACAATGGGACCGCTATAGGAGCTCTTGGGCGTGACGGGGATGCCGCCCGGAGCATTCTGGGCTCTGCAGCCGCTCATGGTTTCCTCCTTGGCTGTTGCCTATGGGGTGTTGGGTGACCTTGCGCGTGCGCGTGATCAGTTCTGGTAGAACGGGGTCATGGCGTCCCAGAAATCGGGTTCGCTGCACCCGATGCAGGGGTGCCCCGCGTCCACGGGCCAGTTGGTCTGGTTGAACTTGATCTTCGGGCAGTTGTTCATGGTCACCGGACCCTTGCAGCCCAGCTCGTAGAGGCACCAGCCCTTGCGGGCTTCTTCCGATTCGAACGACGGGGCGAATTCGCCCGCGTCGAAGTGCGGCAGGCGGGGGCACTGTTCGTGCACGGTCTGGCCGAAGAACATGGTGGGCCGGTTCAGGCTGTCCAGTTCGGGCACGGCCTTGTTCTTCAGGTAGTACACGATGGTGCCGACCAGGTTGTACGGGTTCGGCGGGCAGCCGGAGATGTTGATGGCGTTGACGCCGAGGTGCTTCAGCGCATCGTTGACGCCCTTGGCCCCGGTGGGGTTGGGCTTGGCCGCCTGCACGCCGCCGAAGGTGGCGCAGGTGCCGTACGAGATGACGGCCTGGGCCTTGGGCAGGATGCGGCTGCAGATATCCAGCATGGTGTGGTTGGCCACCTTGCCGTAGATGCCGTTGGCAGCCGTGGGAATGCCGCCTTCCACCACGGCGATGAAGCCGTGCGGGCTGTTGACGGCCTGTTCCAGGGCGGCTTCTGCCGCTTCGCCCGCGGCGGCCATGATGGTTTCATGGTAGTCGAGGGACAGCGTGTCCAGAATCAGGGTGTCGATGTAGGGTTCGAACGCGCGCAGCACCGATTCGGAACAGCCGGTGCATTCGGCGTTGTGCAGGTAGACCACGGACGGACGCCGGGGACCCATGAGCGCGCGGGCAACTTCCGGCGCGAACGCGGGGCCCATGCCCATGGTCACGGCGATGGCCGTACAGAACTTGAGGAAGTCGCGTCGAGACACGCCGCGTTCCGCAAGCCTTTCCTCCACGCCCTCCTTGCCGAGACCGATCGAGATTTTCATCCCTGCCTCCTTCGGCACGGCGTATCACCGTGCCTGCCCGCCGCCAGCGGCGCGGCGGGGTAAGGGTCGTACTGGTGCGAAAGGCCCCCCGGATGCGGGCGCTTCTGCGTGCATCCGTTTCCCGCGGCGACCTGTCCGCACGTTTGGCGGGAACGTACAACACATTGAAACGTTATTCCAATTGAAAATGCCGATGCGGCACACATTTCTGCATCGCGGAAGGGAATGGATGCGTACAATGCCAAGCGTGGAGCGGCTGGATGTGTGTTGCGGTCATGCAGTGAGGGAGAGGATTGCTGTCGCGGTATATTGTTTGTGCGTTCAACTTTTAGTGATGAATGCAGTTATGGGGTGTGTCGTTGCAATATAAAAGACGTGTCACGTTTTTATAAAACGTGGCACGTTAATTGTTGTAATTTGAAAAACGTATGCGCGTGTTCAGGCAAGCCGTGCGTTCCGCGCCCCGTGAGAGGGCGGCGGCGTCTTCACCAAGGGTGGAGCCCCCCAGCCCCCTCAGTCCAGACCCGACCTCGACCCGCGTCTGGCCAGCCTGTCCCTGTCTGCCCTGTTTGGCCGAGCCTGGCCGAGTCTGGCCGAGTCTGGCCGATTCTGGCCGGGTCTGGCCGGTCTTTTCCGAACCGGTCGATCCCATGCGCGGGCCAGCCCGGTGGTATCAGCCTGCCTGTTCCATTTCCGCGATGATGGTGCGGATTTCTTCGCGCGCCACCTCCACAAAACGCGGAAAGGCGGCCTGCACCGGCTCGGAAAGACCGATGTTCCAGTTCAGGAAGTCGTGTGGCTCCATGCCGACGACCTGCATGCGCGGGCGCGGACCGCGCAGTTCGGCCATCTTCAGCGAGTCGATGAGATCCACGTCGTGGATGGACAGACGCTGCTTTTCGTTCTGGACAAGGTCGTCTTCCGACAGCCGGTAGACGGTGCCGGGGGTGCCCTTGGCATGTACGATGTCCAGCACCAGCAGGCGGTCGTACCCCTCGAACAGGTAGAAGATGTCCTGGGTGAAGGTGCCGCCGTCCATCAGGGTGACGTTCTGCGGCCAGGTTTCCTTCATCAGTTCTTCCACGGCAAAGACGCCGACGCCATCGTCGGTGAGCAGGGTATTGCCGATGCCGAGTACGAGCAACTTCTGCATGTGGGCTCCATGATTTCCGGTACGTAGGCGAAAAGTGTGCGTTCCGTCCGCCGCCGGACGCCGCCGGACGCCGCCCGGACGTCACCCGGACGTCACCCGGACGTCACCCGGACATGGCGGACATGGCGGACATGGCGAATGGGGCGGGGGTGGCGGGCGCAGCCGTCACGGCCACGGATGCCGCTTGCCTGTATCTGCCCGGTCCCCCCCTTGGGTGGACCTACCCTAGGGCGGCCCTGCGCGCCGCGCAAGCGCCCTCCAGACGGATTGCACGAAACGGAACGTCAGGAGGGGACCAGCCCGGCCCCGCCGGTCTGGCCCCCTCCACTGGTTCGGTATGCGGCGTCTACTTCACTTCGACGACGGAAACCTTGCCGGATTCAGCGTGCAGCACGTGCACGGCGCAGCCCAGTCACGGGTCGAAGGCGCGGATCACCCGCGCCACGTTCACCGGGTTGCTGATGTCCGGCACAGGGGTGCCGACCAGCGCGCGTTCCACCGGGCCAAGTTGGCCGCTGTCGTCGCGCGGGTTGCAGTTCCAGAGCGTGGCGGACACGATCTGGTAGTTGTCGATCTTCTGGTCCTTGATGTTGATGTAGTGGACCAGCGAGCCGCGCGGTGCCTCGGTGAAGCCCACGCCCTCGGAACTGGCGGGAATTTCGGCGGCGGCAAAGGTTTCCTCGCCGGCCTTCACTTCCTTCAGCCAGCGTTCGATGGCGGAGAGCATGTAGTAGGTTTCCTCGGCGCGGGCCACGTGGCGGCCCATGACCGAGAAGGCGGCGTCGTCGCCAAGGTCGCGGAAGCGCTTGGCGTTCAGCTTGAACAGGTCCTTCAGCAGCTTCTGGCCCACGGGCGACAGTTCCGGGTTGGTGATCCACATGCGGGCCACCGGGCCGGACTCGACGGCCTTGCCGTTGTAACGGGGGGCCTTGACGAAGCTGTACGCCCCGGCCTTGTTGGGGGCGGGCACCGTCTTGCCTTCCGAGAAGTGCAGGCCGGTGGTGGCGTCGTCGAACCAGGAGTACTTGACGTATTCCTTGATCAGCTTGGGGTCGAAGGGCTGGTCCTTGCCGTCGATGTACACGCCGCGCTTCAGGTGCAGCTCGGTCATGGCGTCGTTGAGCGGGAAGGCGCCGAACGAGATGCAGTTCTTGTAGCCGTGGCCGAACTTGAACAGGTCCTTGTAGGCCGCGCCCACGGTGTAGGCCACGGGCACGTATTTCTTTTCGACGAATTCGCGCACCTTCTTGAAGCGGGCGGCGTATTCGACAAGGGCTTCCTTGGTGGGAATCTGGGTGGTGCCGCCCACGACCTGGCCCTGCACGTGGGGCATGCGCCCGCCGAACATGGCGACCATTTCGTGGCAGATGCGGCGCACTTCAAGCGCTTCCAGGTACTGGTCCACCGCGGCGGCGTTGATGTCCTTGGGCAGGCGCAGGTCGGGCTTGGCGAAGCGCGGCACGAAGGGCGCGCTGTCCGGCCCCTGCACGAAGTCCAGGGCGGCCAAGTGGTAGAAGTGCAGGATGTGCGATTGCAGGTAGTTGGCGCCGAAGGTCAGGTTGCGGGTAAGGCGGCCGTTGGTGGGCACCTTGACCTTGAAGGCGTTGTCCAGCGCCATGCACGATGCGGTGGAGTGGGCCGTGGGGCACACGCCGCAGATGCGCTGCACGATCTGCGAGGCGTCGCGCGGGTCGCGCCCGCGCAGGATGGTTTCGAAGCCGCGATACATGCCGCCGGACAGGCGGGCGTCGACCACCACGCCGTTCTCGACGGTGACTTCGGCCTTCAGGTGGCCTTCGATTCTGCTTACCGGGTCGATGGCGATGGTCGCCTTGCCGGTGGCCCCGGCAGGAGCGGCCTTGGGTGTACAGCCGGACATGGTTTCCTCCTTGATGTATGGCGC
It contains:
- a CDS encoding arylesterase, translating into MPQPLTILALGDSLTEGYGLEPDAAFPAALERLLRAGGPCAPAIDGTVINLGLSGDTTAGGLRRLRAWLTRTPGFGNADAKADAAPHTTKNDETLPARCFAIVELGANDGFMGLDPEDMEENLAAILALLAERRVPALLAGFKAEFADDPDYAEAYDALFPRLAARFGVPLWPYVLDGIWGMPELTLWDGLHPNAAGAERMAREALPYVLDMIGRAGTNGK
- a CDS encoding hydrogenase small subunit, which translates into the protein MKISIGLGKEGVEERLAERGVSRRDFLKFCTAIAVTMGMGPAFAPEVARALMGPRRPSVVYLHNAECTGCSESVLRAFEPYIDTLILDTLSLDYHETIMAAAGEAAEAALEQAVNSPHGFIAVVEGGIPTAANGIYGKVANHTMLDICSRILPKAQAVISYGTCATFGGVQAAKPNPTGAKGVNDALKHLGVNAINISGCPPNPYNLVGTIVYYLKNKAVPELDSLNRPTMFFGQTVHEQCPRLPHFDAGEFAPSFESEEARKGWCLYELGCKGPVTMNNCPKIKFNQTNWPVDAGHPCIGCSEPDFWDAMTPFYQN
- a CDS encoding HypC/HybG/HupF family hydrogenase formation chaperone, giving the protein MCLAIPAEIVEINEAGMAKCRVGKSETYLSVSAMLLPERPAIGEYVIVHAGFALRVLDKAEAEETLRLLREMSEAMEGQPAGF
- a CDS encoding nickel-dependent hydrogenase large subunit; the protein is MSGCRAQNAPGGIPVTPKSSYSGPIVVDPVTRIEGHLRIEVEVENGKVKNAYSSSTLFRGLEIILKGRDPRDAQHFTQRTCGVCTYTHALASTRCVDNAVGVHIPKNATYIRNLVLGAQYLHDHIVHFYHLHALDFVDVTAALKADPAKAAKVASSISPRKTTAADLKAVQDKLKTFVDSGQLGPFTNAYFLGGHPAYYLDPETNLIATAHYLEALRLQVKAARAMAVFGAKNPHTQFTVVGGVTCYDALTPKRIAEFEALWKETKAFVDEVYIPDLLVVAAAYKDWSQYGGTTNFLTFGEFPKDEYDLNSRYFKPGVVFKRDFKNVKPFDKMQIEEHVRHSWYEGAEARHPWKGQTQPKYTDLHGDDRYSWMKAPRYMGEPMETGPLAQVLVAYSQGHPKVKAVTDAVLAKLGVGPEALFSTLGRTAARGIETAVIAEYVGVMLQEYKDNIAKGDNVICAPWEMPKQAEGVGFVTAPRGGLSHWIRIEDGKIGNFQLVVPSTWSLGPRCGKNKMAPVEESLIGTPVADAKRPVEILRTVHSFDPCIACGVHVIDGHTNEVHKFRIL
- a CDS encoding HyaD/HybD family hydrogenase maturation endopeptidase, yielding MSNRPNILVLGVGNILYTDEGIGVRAVEALQKAHAFSDNVSVMDGGTLGMRLMDAIMECDHLIVVDAVLAGDEPGAIYRLTGEDLRKSLGFNDSMHQTDLVDTLIFCELVGKRPEAVIIGMEPHDYQSLGTELSPVAGQRLPLLCDAVVAEVRRAGGDCTPAIATA
- the hysA gene encoding NiFeSe hydrogenase large subunit HysA, translating into MSGCTPKAAPAGATGKATIAIDPVSRIEGHLKAEVTVENGVVVDARLSGGMYRGFETILRGRDPRDASQIVQRICGVCPTAHSTASCMALDNAFKVKVPTNGRLTRNLTFGANYLQSHILHFYHLAALDFVQGPDSAPFVPRFAKPDLRLPKDINAAAVDQYLEALEVRRICHEMVAMFGGRMPHVQGQVVGGTTQIPTKEALVEYAARFKKVREFVEKKYVPVAYTVGAAYKDLFKFGHGYKNCISFGAFPLNDAMTELHLKRGVYIDGKDQPFDPKLIKEYVKYSWFDDATTGLHFSEGKTVPAPNKAGAYSFVKAPRYNGKAVESGPVARMWITNPELSPVGQKLLKDLFKLNAKRFRDLGDDAAFSVMGRHVARAEETYYMLSAIERWLKEVKAGEETFAAAEIPASSEGVGFTEAPRGSLVHYINIKDQKIDNYQIVSATLWNCNPRDDSGQLGPVERALVGTPVPDISNPVNVARVIRAFDPULGCAVHVLHAESGKVSVVEVK
- the hysD gene encoding NiFeSe hydrogenase maturation protease, which produces MQKLLVLGIGNTLLTDDGVGVFAVEELMKETWPQNVTLMDGGTFTQDIFYLFEGYDRLLVLDIVHAKGTPGTVYRLSEDDLVQNEKQRLSIHDVDLIDSLKMAELRGPRPRMQVVGMEPHDFLNWNIGLSEPVQAAFPRFVEVAREEIRTIIAEMEQAG